The Planctomycetia bacterium genomic sequence GCAGGATGCGGACGCCGCCGATATCGCGCAGGACGTGATGCAATCCGTGTCCACGTACATCGGCCGCTTCGATTACGATCCGGCGCGCGGCGCGTTTCGCGGTTGGCTTTATCAGATCACGCGCAACAAACTCCGCGACTGGTCCGATAAGCGAAAGCGGCAGGCGATCGGCGCCGGGGACACGCAGGCATTGCAAGCGCTGCACGAATTGCCCGACGCGCAGGAGGAAGAGGCGTGGAACGAGTTGCACGCCTGGCAGTTGTTTCATTGGGCGGCGGAAAAGGCGAAGATCGATTTCCGCGACCAGACGTGGAACGCTTTTTGGCGCACGTCCGTGCAGCATGAGTCCGCCAAAGTCGTTGGCGAGCAACTCGGCATGACGGCCGGCGCGGTGCATGTTGCCAAGTGCCGCGTGCTGGCTAGGATCAAGGAGTTGCTGGCCGACGTGGAACCCTAGCGGGGCGGTTGCCGATGGACGAGTCGCGATGCCCGGACGATGCGTCCCTCGGCGAGTTGCTGCGAAGTTCTGAATTGCAGCGCGCGGACAACTCGTTGGAGAGCCACGTCGGCGAATGTAGGCGATGCCAAGCGCGGCTCGAAGAACTGGCCGGCGCTTCATCGGTGCAGGCGGCGCAGCACGCGCGCGACGCCTTTGCGTCCTCCTCCGCTTCGCCGTTTCTCGATCAGGCGATGCGGCGTTTGATCGAACCGAGCGCTGGCATGACGCCGGGCCCGAGCGCTACCGTGCGGCAGCCGCGCCTGGAGCGTTACGAAGTGCTGGGC encodes the following:
- a CDS encoding sigma-70 family RNA polymerase sigma factor, with protein sequence MSTTHPSLLIRVRDARDVAAWNEFVTVYAPLVHAYLRKRGVQDADAADIAQDVMQSVSTYIGRFDYDPARGAFRGWLYQITRNKLRDWSDKRKRQAIGAGDTQALQALHELPDAQEEEAWNELHAWQLFHWAAEKAKIDFRDQTWNAFWRTSVQHESAKVVGEQLGMTAGAVHVAKCRVLARIKELLADVEP